A single Ignavibacteriales bacterium DNA region contains:
- a CDS encoding serine hydrolase has protein sequence MINISLSKSRLTSLLFFLLFTIAASGQETSPQTASAEAVQKLREFTQLYFERRGIPGLSFALSQDGNTLFSEVRGYADIENQVSVQTGSLFRIASISKLITSVAVLKLVQDGAVNLDEDIKKYLPYLNKLNGRVTLRNILNHTSGLRGYRHGEFNSTKKYWTTKELMDYLKDDTLEYRPGTKYLYSTLAYNYAVAAIEAATGKTFNQILKEKIFLPLQMSSTHLDEQEKILPLRARGYIKNDYRELQNAQLADLSIKYPGGGMISTSGDLLKFGNALINGSLLSSAWLDTLTKISKLSDGTPLQYGLGISVDTDPQGRKIISHSGGGTGFVSLLQMYPAEKLVSVHLLNIVDRNSGSPARDLSKIFLGDSVIVPLKPTADTLMQVYLVSGIQEALKTYSFIKQTPSLQFNPDREEFKQFGYDLIKISRIPDAIAVFNEMLRDDPQNKSAYIGLGDAYSKDGNTGLAVKNYRQALRLDPANKYVQSRLSVLEKKK, from the coding sequence TTGATCAATATTTCTTTAAGTAAGAGCAGATTAACCAGTCTGCTCTTTTTTTTATTATTTACCATTGCTGCATCCGGTCAGGAGACCTCCCCGCAAACAGCCTCGGCAGAAGCAGTTCAGAAACTAAGAGAGTTCACTCAGCTTTACTTTGAACGGAGAGGTATTCCGGGACTCAGTTTTGCACTTAGTCAGGACGGAAACACCTTATTTTCGGAAGTGAGAGGGTATGCGGATATTGAGAACCAGGTGAGCGTTCAGACGGGCTCCCTCTTCAGAATAGCTTCCATTTCAAAGCTTATAACCTCTGTTGCAGTACTCAAACTGGTACAGGATGGAGCAGTAAATCTTGATGAAGATATTAAAAAATACCTGCCCTATCTTAACAAACTTAATGGCAGAGTGACCCTCAGAAACATTCTGAATCACACATCGGGACTTCGCGGCTACCGGCATGGAGAATTTAACAGTACAAAAAAATACTGGACAACTAAAGAGCTCATGGATTATCTGAAAGATGATACCCTTGAGTATAGACCGGGAACTAAGTATCTATATTCCACTCTGGCTTACAACTACGCAGTAGCTGCGATTGAAGCTGCAACAGGAAAAACTTTTAACCAGATTCTCAAAGAAAAGATTTTTCTGCCACTGCAGATGAGCAGCACACACCTTGACGAGCAGGAAAAAATTCTCCCTTTAAGGGCCAGAGGATATATAAAAAATGACTACAGAGAACTGCAAAATGCCCAGCTTGCGGATCTATCCATCAAATATCCCGGCGGAGGTATGATCTCCACTTCAGGTGATCTGCTCAAATTCGGAAATGCGCTGATAAACGGAAGTCTGCTTTCATCTGCATGGCTTGATACTCTGACAAAAATATCCAAATTATCAGATGGCACTCCGCTGCAGTATGGACTCGGCATAAGTGTAGATACAGATCCGCAAGGAAGAAAAATAATTTCACATTCGGGAGGCGGTACCGGTTTTGTGTCACTGCTCCAGATGTATCCTGCTGAAAAACTGGTCTCGGTTCATCTTTTGAATATCGTGGACAGAAATTCGGGCAGTCCGGCACGAGATCTCTCAAAAATTTTCTTAGGCGACTCAGTTATCGTTCCCCTTAAACCAACTGCCGACACTTTGATGCAGGTTTATCTTGTTTCCGGAATTCAGGAAGCATTGAAGACTTATTCTTTTATCAAACAGACTCCCTCTCTGCAGTTTAATCCAGACAGAGAAGAATTTAAACAGTTTGGCTATGATCTAATTAAAATCTCTCGTATCCCTGATGCTATTGCGGTTTTTAATGAAATGCTGAGGGATGATCCGCAGAATAAAAGTGCATATATAGGTCTGGGCGACGCTTATTCTAAGGACGGAAATACAGGACTGGCTGTAAAAAATTACCGGCAGGCACTAAGACTGGACCCGGCAAATAAATACGTACAGTCGCGGCTTTCAGTGCTGGAGAAAAAGAAGTAA